From the Acomys russatus chromosome 8, mAcoRus1.1, whole genome shotgun sequence genome, the window cctgtagTGAGCTGAGGCAGTTCTTCTGGCAGTGCCTCTCAGTGTCCGCCCAGCCATGTCGTCCAACAGCCGCATTGCTCTGGTGACCGGGGCTAACAAGGGCATCGGCTTCGCGATCGCGCGTGACCTGTGTCGGAAGTTCTCCGGGGACGTGGTGCTCACGGCGCGGGACGAGGCGCGGGGCCGGGCGGCGGTGCAGCAGCTGCAGGCGGAGGGCCTGAGCCCACGCTTCCACCAGCTGGACATCAACGACCTGCAGAGCATCCGCGCGCTGCGCGACTTTCTGCGCAGGGAGTACGGGGGACTGGACGTGCTGGTCAACAACGCGGGCATTGGCACCTGGCCCAAGAATAATCCACCAAAAGATACGGACTTCTTCAACAAGGTGCAGCCAGGTGGGTCTGCTCTCGGCCTTAAAGTACAGGGAGATGGGTTGGTGGCACCTCTGGCTTGTGGGGATCACAGCAGGTTCCTGTAAAGGAAGAAGGTAGTTTGGGAGCTTCCGTACGGAGAGAATGGATGGATATTCCAGTGTTATGTGGTGCCTGAAGAACTCCCTTGAGGCCTTGAGAAGTtggagccttttcttttttcattccagtccggttttttaattaatttactcagattacatctcaattgttatccccttgcttgtctccccgcccctcccattcctccctccctccctcttgcaccctattcccatcccctaggtctgtgacagaaggggacctcctcctccactatatggtcacagcccatcaagtctcatcttggtagccttcctattctttctctgagtgctaccaggcctccccaccaaggggaagtggtcaaatatgggacaccagagttcatgtcagagtcagtccctgctctccacacaactgtggataatatcctgtcccttggctagatctgagtagggctttaatatttactgcatatattgtctttggttggtgcagtagtttgagcagaaccccctgggacAAGATCGGCCAGTTGtgatgttcttgtgggattctaggaccctttggatccttctgtttccccgttctcccatacttgtctcacctagagtcccaataggaggtcctcgcatctatcccaatctcctggtaagtgaagactttcaggagacatccctgttgggctagtgtccaattataagtgagtattccatccatttgcccacaaatttcagcatttccttgtttttaatagctgagtagtattccatagtgtaaatgtaccacagtttcttcattctttgactgagggatatTTAGTTTGTTTCtcggttctggctattatgaataaggctgctatgaacatggttgagcatatgtccttgttgtgtggtggagcaccttctgggtatattccaaggagtggaatagctggttcttgaggtagctctattcccagtattctgaggaagtgccagattgatttccaaagtggttgtacaagtttgcactcccatcagcaatgaaggagtgttcccctttctccacaatcttgccagcatgtgctatcacatgagtttttgatcttagccattctgatgggtgtaagatagaatctcagagttgttttgatttgtatttctctgatgactaaggacgttgagtgtttctttaagtgtttctcagccattcgatatttctctcttgagaattctctatttagttcagagccccatttcttatttgggttatttggtttggtggtgtttaatttcttgagttctttatatattttggatattagacctttgtcagatgtagggttagtgaagatcttttcccagtctgtaggctgttgctttgttctgccttacagaagcttcccagcctcatgacgtcccatttattaattgttgaccttaagggctaggctgttggttttctgttcaggaagttgtctcctgtgccaatgagtcccaggctcttccctatttttcttctaacagatttagtgtctctggttttatgttgaagtctttaatctacttggacttgagttttgtgcatggtgacatttttctacatgtagacatccagttagaccagcaccatttgttgaagatgctatcctttttccattgaatagatttggcttctttgtcagaaatcaagtgactAAATGtgcatggatttatttctgggccttcaattcaattccattgattaaccagtctattgctgtgccagtgtcatgctgttttaattactgttgctctatagtacagcttgagatcaagtatggaaattcctctggagaattttttattgtacatgattgttgtagctattctgggttttttgcttttccatgtgaagttgagaattaatctttcaatgtcttttaaaattgtgtaggtattttgatagggattgcatggaatcagtaaattgcttttggtaagatggccatttttactatgttaattctcccaatccacaaacaagggagatctttccatcttctgatgtcatcttcaatctccttcttcagagatttgaagtttttttttttttttgaaacaagtccttcacttgcttggttgcAGTTACtcctagacattttatattgtttgtggctatcgtgaagggtgtagcttccatgatttcttcctctgcatggttgtcatttgtatataggaaggctactgacttttttgagttaattttgtatccagccactttgctgaaggtgtttatcagctgtaggagttctctggtggaattttgggggtcacttatgtacactatcatagcatctgcaaatagggataatttgacttcctcctttccccatttggatccccttgatctccttttgttgtcttattgctctggctagaacttcaagaactatattgaagagatatggagacagtgggcagccttgcctggtccccgattttagaggaatttccttgagtatctcttcatttaatttgatgttggctattggcttgctgtacatagtctttcttatgtttaggtatgtgccttgtatccctgatctctccaagactttaaacatgaatgggtgttggattttgtcaaatgcttgttctgcatctaaggagatgatcatgtggttttttttttttttctttcagtttgtttatatgctggattacattaatggatttccatatattaaactatccctgcattcctggaatgaagcccacctggtcatggtgaatgatatctttgatatgttatTGTactcagtttgcaagtattttattgagtatttttgtatcaatgttgataagagaaattgttataaaattctcttttgttgagtctttgtgaggtttaggtattaatgtgactgtgcctcatagaatgaatttggtaatgttccatccatttctatcttttagagtagtctgaagagtattggtattagctcttctttgaaggcttggtagaattctgcactgaaaccatctggccctgggctttttttggctgggagactattaatgattgcttctatttctgtaggagaaataggactatttagtttgtttgtctgatcttgattcaattctggcaagtggaatcaatcaaaaaaattgtccatttcccttaaattttcaaattttatggcatagatgcctttaaagtaggatcttgtgaatctttgtatttcctcagtgtctcttgttgtgtctcccttttcatttctgattttgttgatttggatagtgtctctctgcctttatttagtttggctaagagtttgtctatcttgttgattttctcaaagaagcagctcctagttttgttgattctgtgaattgttctctttgtttctaatttgttgatttcagcccttagtttgattatttccagatgtctactcctcttgggtatttctacttctttttttttctagggcttccagatgtgtcgttaagttgcttacaGGGGATGTTTCCAATTGCTTTATATCGGCACTTAGTGTCccacagatttgggtatgttgttctttcattttcattgaatttcaggaagtccttaatttctttcttgatttcttccctgacccaggtgtcattaagtagagagttgtttagtttccatgtgtgtgtaggcttttgttatatctgttgttgttgaagtgcagcctaagaccatggtgatctgataggatacaaggaattatttcaatcttcttgaaactgttgaggcttgctttgtggcctactatgtgatcaattttggacgcggttccatggggtgctgagaagaaggtataatcctttgtgtttggatgaaaagttctgtagatgtatGATAgatccatttaattcatgacgttggttagtgtccttatttctcggtttagtttctgtttcaatgacttatcctttggtgaaagtgggttgttgaagtttcccactattaatgtgtgaggattgACATGTggcttaagctttgttaatagttcttttacagatgtgagtgcccttgtattgggaacacagatgttcagaattgtgatgtcatcttggttggctttacctttgatgagtatgaagtggtcttcctcatcctttttgattaattttggttgaaaatctattttattagatattaaaatggctacactagcttgcttcttgtgtctatttgcttggaatatcttttcccagcctttaccctgaggtaatgtctgtccttgtggctaaggtgtgtttctttaATGCAAAAGagtgttggatcttgtttatgtatccattcagttagtctgtgtctttttattggagaattgagatcattgatgttgagagatattaatgaccagtgagtgttaagtcccttgattttggtgttggttgcagtagaatgtgtggttgtgttttagtgatggtgtagttatctatttcccgtGTAATTTTGGTTGCAGCTtatccctttggggtggagtttttcttctagacatttctgtaaagccggatttgtgcataggtattgtttgaatttgtttttgtcatggagttgtcttctccatcaatggctatTTATCGTTCACTGGGTATAGTGCTCTGGCcaggcatctgtggtctcctagggtttgcaggacctctgtctaggcccttctgaattccatgaactaaACTGCCAGGAACTCAACTCCATtacactgcctctcaactcactgactcaaccgaACTGACTGAACAGAACAGattagaactcagaaatctgcatgcctctgtcttctgagtgcttggattaaaggcatgtactgccatagtaagactgagacctctagagagatctctagtctatttctggagtccccactaagagatgGAGTCCGTTGCCAATGTAAATgtataggaatttattgagccaacgCGACAGGGTCTGGGCAGATCTTTTAAGCTGCAGaccctgagaaacagaggcatggGCTTTTTACAGGTTTTAGACAAATAAAGgagttttacagtatatgattggttggcatttgggcagaaaagctgtagGCAGGGAGTTACAAACCTTGGCGTTTCGTGGTTGGGTAATGGGTGGAGGAACAAGCTGACCTGTGGAGACGATTGGTTGAAGCAGTTAcagggggcattaggaactttctTAGTTGGGAAGGGTAAGTACATTTCTGGGagagtggaaattttaaacacaagctgtaacACAATCTTGCTATCCTGGAGCTAAACTGGACTCTCAGCACAGGCGGGCTGTCCTTGGGATAAACTGGACTCTCCAAGCAGATaagatttacagactttggccttaatgggggtccttaagggaggactgggtaggccagTTTTTACATTcccccagactttggccttaatgggggggggggtgtcttgaAGGAGGCTGGTTCCTTCACCATGCCTAGACCAAAGCTTTCCTTTACCTGAAACtagctctataccaggctggccttgaactcagattcatttgtctctgtctcttaggattaaaagtgtgtctgcattccagccagatcacacagacctaggtcgttggatgtgctctcttgccagaacagccgtGTCTGAATTAAGATTCTTCTACACTGTTCTATCAAGTTCTGACTAATGAGAGTTCTCCATTactgctcgctctctctcccGTGCAAAGGCCCTGGTCTCACCCACTTCCACATTCAAGCAGAAGCAGCGATGAAAACAAACTTCTTTGGTACTCAGGCGGTCTGCACAGAGCTGCTTCCTCTAATCAAACTGCAAGGTGAGTCTGGTGGGTGACTCGCTCTGCCCTCCTGGGGTCTGCCTACCTGTGCTTTGCCCCTCCTGGGGTCTGCCTACCTGTGCTTTGCCCCTCCTGGGGTCTGCCTTCATGTGCTTTGCCCCTCCTGGGGTCTGCCTACCTGTGCTTTGCCCCTCCTGGGGTCTGCCTgctaaagattatttttatatagctgtttctcttattttctctcttaacccagctaccacacaaataattgactcctttaatttgtttataaagctttacaaaacgatcttgagcagtttaagtctgttctcaACCCTCCATGCGATCCTGACTCATCCTTGCCTGCGGCGTCCTGCTCCGGATGAGGGAAAGGGCTTGAAGAAGAGTGGGTGCGGCAGTCCTGAGGGAGGAATCAGACACGGGATACTGTGTGATGTCTtcgtgagagacagacagagaggaagcgCATCCGGAGATGGCTTTTCCTGCTCTGACAACCTGTGGCTCCTGCAGGCTTTATGTATACACAAAATCGTTTCCTTAGAAATTTTGATTATTGATTACATAACTTTTTGGTTACATAAGTATACAGAAACAAAGCAGGCGAACAGTGAATTTTATAATAACTAAAAGTTGACATTATGTTAAAATCATTCTCTTTCAACTCAaaagttttcttccttaaaattaaCATCGTAAAGCCTTGCGGTTACTGGAGTGTTAGACAGGATGGCTCTAATTGAGTTTGATCCTATTTCAGTTTAGCACAGGATTAAGAGAATCAGAAGTTATTTCCTGTCATTTGTTGCATCAAACTTATCTTTCTCCGGAAGTTCAATCTCTCTGACTCTTGTTTgtttaattcttcctttccttcctccattgtcttttatatttggcataatgccattatttttttttttctttgattcttaaaatatCATGTAACTCCTTATTTAAGGAAAGGTGGTCTGTTCCTACACTATCAGAAGAATCCTAGTCTGGCAAGTCTGCTCAGGGAAGCTGGCAGCTAACCAGTTTCCTCTGTGCCCCTGCCCTGAGCCCTTGCTCCAATACGATTTTTATCTTTGTTACCATCGTGTGAGGAACAAGAGGACATCAGGGACCCTAAACTGTTTACTCTGCCTTCAGGATGGCACTGAGGTCTGTCCACAGCAACCTGACTGAAACGTTTTCTTGTCAGGTACCAAGGTCTGTCCACTGCAGCCCGATCAAAACGTTTTCTTGTCCGTGctggtcttttctttctaaagCTGAACATGAAACCCTAATGACTCAATCAGTTTCTCAGCTTCTAAATGTccttatgtttttcttcttaaacaaCTTTTCCTAAATCCTTTCTCATTCCTTAATAATATCCTTCattaataatctaaaaataagtcCAAATGAATTCTGTGGAAGCctcaattttctgcatagctgtTTTTCTCAGGAATTttccattaattttatttatttatttattttatcaacaCCAGCTTTTGTTAAATTATTGCAGTTCTATCCTAGGGCCTCTAACAGTAAGAAATGTCTACCAGGGACAATGAAGGATCTACCTAAGATATctgggcactggaactttgtcaagcagtggCCCCCAGAACACATGGCCACGCCATTTGCCAAAATTCCCAAGTTACTCGCTTTTTAGTTCTTCCTTTGCTCCAGCAGAACTTTCTTCATCTCTCCGGcgcctctgcctgtggctgcatgccctccttcctcctctaactcctcttcccctggctgcCAGGAAGTCCTAAGCtattctctgccctgctcagtgattggctataagctgatttttttttttttttttttttttttttgtggcataTAAAGGGACAATTGGGGgggcagagtttatacaacattttgaGGCATGATATTCACAAATGAAGACTTAAAGTCAGATATgggggggatacagaaatcagcatttgaattacaccaTAACCTTTTGCCAACACTGGGGTCTGCCCTCCTCAGGTCTGCCCTCCTGGGGTCTGCCTGCCTGAGGTCAACTTGGCATCTCCTTTCCAGGTCCAACTTCCTCTCCCACTCCAGCAGACCTCTCTGCTGGGCCTCATCCTGTCACTGTtaccccagcacccatggagtCTCACTGTGGCATGATTTGTATAACtgcctcattttccttcttcaagtTTTGGTTCAAAATTCCACTAGCCCAATGCCCCTCTGTGTGTCCAAGGCCTCACAACCTGAGTGGCCTCACTTAGGTTTTACCAACACCTACCCACTGGACACACCACACAGAAAAATTTTCTACCTGCTTCAAGCACTCCCAGAATGCCCTTCTCCTGATACCCATCCATCGTCCCTTACCTTTCTACCTCCTCATAGCATACTCCCTCCCAGTCCAGCCACAATTCTTCATAAATCCCCTTGGCAACACAACAATCCCTGTGCTTGCCCCTCAGAGAATCCTCACCTCACAGTCAGAACATAGCATCATGCCTAAGAGTCTCCTGTCTGCCAGCCCATCTCTCTAGAAGGCTCTCGGCTGCCAGCACAGCTACAAGGTCTTCTGGGCCTTTTCCTTTCCGTTCCTGTTGTCTGTTCCCCACCCAAAACCCTTTCATGGGAAGCCCAAGGCCTTAGCATGCTTAGCAGAGATTACTATACTCTGGCTTCACTTTCCTCCTGGCTCATGTTATCTTTCTGACAACCTGCACATGATGGACTATCACACACCTTTCATCATAAATTCTTCAAATGCTATAAAAAATCTGGCCATTGAGCCACCCTCTCTCAGATGGCCTTCTTTGTaggcctcccacccccactgcagCTGGCCCCACCTCTTTCCATAGGGGCAAGTTATGGTGACAGGAGCATAGAATGGAAGAATGGGTAGAGATAACTAGTGTGAACTCTTTTCCACAGTAGCCCTTCACAGTAGACCTAGACAATCCATCTCACCAGCAAAAGGTTCAATAGCGACATCAAAGAATCTTCTGAGGACTGTGGTCCATGACGCACTTGTCTCTGTGTTATGGGACACcagtaaagacaaaaaaaagacacttttattttgtttttgttttgttttttgtttttcgagacaaggtttctctgtgtagccttggctgtcctggactcactttgcagaccaggctggcctcgaactcacggcgatctgcttgcctctgcctcctgagtgctgggattaaaggcgtgcgccaccacacccggcatattttaaaagtgtcagctgggtgtggtggcacacgcctttaatcccagcactcagatcgctgtgagtttgaggtcagcctggtctgcaaagtgagtccaggacagccaaggctacacagagaaaccctgtcttgaaaaaccaaaaataaataaataaataaataatatacatgtacaATTTAAACTCTGTCCTTTGGCCCAGCCTATCCTTCTAGAAGATTCCAGTACCTGTCAAGGCTGTGTTCTACAGACCTCAGGGGGCAGGTCTTTTCAatgcctgcctcttgcctgctCAATCCACCTCAAGTTTGCCTTGTACTACCCCGGTACTGTTTGTGTGTGCTCCTCTTCAAATGCAAACTGCTGGTATTCTCTCAAGTGGGAACTTTCTACCTTATGCACCGTGCCACCTGGGACTCACCGTTTCTATGTTCACATTGTGTATCTCAGGCAGAGTAGTGAACGTGTCAAGCATAATAAGTCTTGAGGCCCTGAAGAACTGCAGCCCAGAGCTGCAGCAGAAGTTCCGAAGCGAGACCATCACAGAGGAGAAGCTGGTGGGGCTCATGAACAAGTTTGTGGACGACGCAAAGAAAGGGGTGCACGCGCAGGAAGGCTGGCCTAACACTGCCTATGGGGTGACCAAGATTGGGGTGACCGTCCTGTCCAGAATCCATGCCAGGAAACTCATCgagcagaggagaggggacaAGGTCCTCCTGAATGCCTGCTGCCCTGGGTGGGTGAGAACCGACATGGCGGGGCCCAAAGCTACAAAAAGCCCAGAAGAAGGGGCAGAGACACCCGTGTACTTGGCCCTTTTGCCGCCAGATGCAGAGGGGCCTCACGGGCAGTTTGTTAGTGAGAAAAAGGTTCAACAGTGGTGAACCCAACTCTTCCCACAGCCCCCATTTGTGTCCTTTCCTAAAGTGATAAAGAGTTCTAATTCTTCCACAGTTcagttgcttggttggttggttggttgggtttgggttttttcaagacagggtctctctgtgtagccctggctgtcctggactcactttgtagaccaggctggcctggaactcacagcaatcctcctgcccgagtactgggattacaggtggggcCACTTCGCCCAGCTTCAGAGTTCTAATTCTACCTCTATGATGTTTTGTGATTTCCTCCGAGAAAGACAATAAAATTGTtggaaataatgaatgaaaatcaAGATGAATTGATTCTGTATGTGTtctcatttattgtgtgtgtgtttgtatgtgtatgttagaCATTTGGATGCATGCTTGCACGGTATTAGACATTTAGATGCATGCTTGCACGGTATTAgaaatgtgtatgcatgcttgcacGGTATTagacatgtgtatgcatgcttgcacGGTATTAGACATGTGGATGCATGCTTGCACGGTATTAGACATGTTGATGCACACTTGCATGGTATTAgaaatgtgtatgcatgcttgcacGGTATTagacatgtgtatgcatgcttgcacGGTATTagacatgtgtatgcatgcttgcacAGTATGTACATACAAGTTAGAAGAAAACCTGAGGTGTGGATGCTCAAGTGACTTcctctttttttgatttttgagataagattGTGCTAGCTCTTAAactgtttttataaatttttaaaatttttcatacatgcatacaatgatttttattatattcatctCCTGTTCCTCCCCCTTGCTCCAAGAACCAATGCCAATTTTCCCACCCTCTTCCAACTTTATGcattttttgttgtattttggttttgtttgtttgtttgttttgttttttgagactgcgTTTCTCTGGGTAGTTCTGGGCATCCTGGActgtttgtagaccaagctggcctcgaactcacagtgctgagattgcagacatgggcacattcttaaagaaaactgactctcctccCCACAGAAGCCATTATCTGTCAACAGCTCCTCAGTTAGGAGTGGGAGCTTACGGGACCCTCCCCCACTCTGCTAGAATGTTAACTGTCTTTGTACAGTCGAGCATGGCCGTTGGAGTTTATGAGGGCAGCTGTCCTGTCATGTTCAGAGGACAGTGCTTTGCTCTGGTCTTCTCCAACCTCTGCCTTATACattttctgcctcttttcccaAGCAGCCCCTACGTCCTGGGGGAAACGGTGACATGGTGACATGGCATCCTTTTTGTTGGTGAGCACGCCACAGACACTTACTCTCTGCACTTGGACCAGTTAGGAGTTTCTTTATTTATCATTatccactgcacacacacatacacacacacacacaaaaatctctGACGAAGTCTGAGAGCTAAGCTAATCTACAGGTGTGGAGGTGTGTACACCTCGGGGCAGTTACATCCTAAGTCCAGTTCCCAAGATAACAGTAACAGGTTTAACCTCATGGGCTGTGAGTTCCCCGACCAcaggttcttggccagatttacagtCCTAGGCGTATGTTTCcacctgtggagcaggccttaaatgAGCAATTCTCAACTTGTAGGCCACAGCTCCCACAGAGTCACACATCAGATGCcctgcataccagatatttatggttcataacagtagcaaaattacagttctgaagcagcagtgaaataattttattattaggtGGTCACCACACCATTTGAAGGgtttgcagcattagggaggtcAAGAACCGCTGCCTTAAATCCAATCTGAAAGCAATTGGTTATTCCAAAAATGTTGATACCGCTACTGCAccctgttggggacaataggccatatggccagtgttcaaccatcttgtccaagtctgcacctttaaggcTCTggctttcccagagcttgcctttcaccagaaactagctgaccctgttgtgggtcagcagttagactaaagacagatagggatggagccaccctgttgtgagtcagcagttagactaaagctagatgaagacaaagcaagatgccctgtgtggcaggacatatgaccctgcctggaattccctgtgttttgagaaaagcctgcagctgggttgctatagcaatatgctccctgccttctgacttataaaagctgctgcctgactaataaagtttgagggTTTgctcaatcagacttgctctccttctttgtgtcttgcacaCAAACCTTCCTCCCGCGTTTTAGTTGAACCCCGCAGGCCAGGGCCAGCACCTTTGTGTATACCTTACTGTGTATGGAATTCACACTGAGGTGGGACTGTTGAGGATGTTTTTCTACCATCAATTCTGGTAGTTAATCAGAAGCAATGCAATATCCTGAATTGTTGGGGGGTATCTAGGATACCCTTGATCAATAACTCAAGGGGAACTCTCCCTTACTTggcatttgaatttttatttggcagcctatGGCTTCTAGGAAGAGCGCTGTCCCCGGTATAGTATGGGTTAATtccagttggtgtgtgtgtgtgtgtgtgtgtgtgtgtgtgtgtgtgtgtgtatgtgtgtgtgtaaaactattAAGTATGtttccatgtgatttttttcagtcaTCCTTAgattagttctctctctctctctctctctctctaccccctcttctgacctcccctcTCATCCTTCTCCTCACTCAAACCTCCATCTCAGTCAGGGTCCGAGTGCTGTGAACAGACGTCGTGACATAGCAGCACTCATAAAGAAAAGCTCTTAATTTGGGTTTGCATACAGTCTCAGGGGTTCAGGCCACTGTCAGTCAACAAGGGAGGTGTAGCCGCGTGCAGAGGCAGATgtcgtggtgctggagaagttgagagctctacatctgggtCTGCTACCAGCCAGAACAGAGAGTGCTTcagggcctggcttgggcttctgagagTCCCAAGAcccacttccagtgacacacttcctccagtgaggtcacacctaccccaacaattCATGTATTTTTACTTGTATgtacctgatttctttttttttttttttctttttaaaatttatttattttatgtatgtgagtgctctgcttgcatgcacacctgcaggacagaagagggcatcagatctcattatcaacggttgtgagccaccatgggatttgaactcaggacctctggaggagcagtcagtgctcttaaccactgagccatctctccagccctgtacctGATTTCTTGAGTCACAGTTTAAGAACTCCTGCCTAGAGCATGTTGACAGCTACCATGTGCTGGGATCCTCGTGGTGCCACTCTCTGAAACTCAGCGTTCAAATATTTGGGCATATGGAGGCTATTCTTATTTAATCCATCAcagcctctctctcctttacTCCTCCTTTGTCCTCATGTCACCTGTGTCTGTATGTCCCCTCCACTAAgatctttcttcccctcccccaa encodes:
- the LOC127192918 gene encoding carbonyl reductase [NADPH] 1-like isoform X2, with the protein product MSSNSRIALVTGANKGIGFAIARDLCRKFSGDVVLTARDEARGRAAVQQLQAEGLSPRFHQLDINDLQSIRALRDFLRREYGGLDVLVNNAGIAFPCPGLTHFHIQAEAAMKTNFFGTQAVCTELLPLIKLQGRVVNVSSIISLEALKNCSPELQQKFRSETITEEKLVGLMNKFVDDAKKGVHAQEGWPNTAYGVTKIGVTVLSRIHARKLIEQRRGDKVLLNACCPGWVRTDMAGPKATKSPEEGAETPVYLALLPPDAEGPHGQFVSEKKVQQW
- the LOC127192918 gene encoding carbonyl reductase [NADPH] 1-like isoform X1, producing the protein MSSNSRIALVTGANKGIGFAIARDLCRKFSGDVVLTARDEARGRAAVQQLQAEGLSPRFHQLDINDLQSIRALRDFLRREYGGLDVLVNNAGIACKGPGLTHFHIQAEAAMKTNFFGTQAVCTELLPLIKLQGRVVNVSSIISLEALKNCSPELQQKFRSETITEEKLVGLMNKFVDDAKKGVHAQEGWPNTAYGVTKIGVTVLSRIHARKLIEQRRGDKVLLNACCPGWVRTDMAGPKATKSPEEGAETPVYLALLPPDAEGPHGQFVSEKKVQQW